GTCGAGGGTCAGGCCGCGCAGGCTGGCGCGCATCGAGTCCCCCACCAGCAGCGCGCCGGTCAGCACCGCCGTGGCGACGGCGGCGCCGGCCGCCACCGCCAGATTGGGGCGCCAGTGGTGGATCAGTCCGCGGAGCATCTTCCTTCCGACAGCCGACAGCGGCGCGCGAAGCGGCTGGCGAGGTCTTCGCTGTGGGTGACGACGATCATCACCTGGGAGCCCTCGCCGGAGCGCGAGCCTTGTTCGTGCAGCTCGAACAGCAGATCCGCGACGGCGCGCGAGGTGGCGGCGTCGAGGCTGCCGGTGGGTTCGTCGCACAGCAGGAGTTGCGGCTGGCGGATCAAGGCCCGGGCCACCGCCACCCGCTGCCGCTCACCGCCGGAAAGTTCCGCCGGCCGGTGGTTGCGCCGGTGGCCGAGGCCGACCCGCTCGATCAAGTCCTGGGCGCGCCGGCGGTCGGCGGCGCGGTCCGAAGGAAAAGCGAAGGTGGGGAGCAGGACGTTTTCGATCACCGAAAATTGCGGCAGCAGGCGATGCTCCTGGAAGACAAAGCCGATGTGCTCGTTGCGGAAGCGGGCCAGCTCCGGCTCCGACAAGGCGGCTGGATCCCGGCCGTCGAGGCGGTAGGAGCCGGAAGTCGGGTGGTCGAGGGTGCCGAGGAGGTGCAGCAGGGTGCTCTTGCCGGAACCGGAGGGTCCGGTGACGGCCATCGCCTCCCCCGCCGCCAGGCAAAAGGTGATGTCGCGCAGTACCTCGACCTCGGTGTCGCCGAGGGTGAAGTTCTTCTGGAGCTTCGAGACTTCGAGCATCAGGCCTTCCTTTGCACCGGGCTCAGGCCATCGTCGGCTGCAGATCCTCGGCCGCCCGCCGCGCCTCCTCCGCCCCTTCCTGGTCGCCCGAGAGCTCGCGATGGCGGGCGATAAGGCGCAGGTCCGTCGCCTTGAAATGGCCCTTGCGGGCGCCGTAGATCAGCCCGAGGAGCTGGTCCGCGCGTGCGAGGTTCGGAGGCTCTTGGTCCAGGTAGAGGCGGGCCAGGGCGCGGGTGGACGGTAGGTGGAGGGGCGGCTTGGAGCAGTTGCCGGAAGCACAGCTCGGCGCGATGGCCGTCTCCAGACACGCGACCGCCTGGTCCTTGAGTTCCAGCGCTTCGAGGGCGCGGGCCAGCAAATAGGGAAAGGCCGGTGTGCGCGGATACTGCTGGGCCGCCGCAGCGAGGAAGTCGCGCGCCTCGTCGAGGCGCTCGAGGTTCAACAGGGCGACGCCGAAGAGTTCCGCCAGTTCCGGGCCGCTGTTGGCGGGGTTCTCCAGCAGCGGGTCCGCCAACCGTTCCACCACCGCCTCGGAGTCGCCCGCCTCGAGGGCGGCCTCGGTCCACAGGCGGGGTACCGAGAGGTCACCGGCGCGGTCCAGTGGGGTGTCACCGAAGGTTTCCCAGGCGATATCGAAGTCCTCCCGGGCGCCGGCCGCCTCGCCCGTTGCCAGGCGGCAGCGTCCGCGCTCCAGGCGCAGCACCGGATCGCCCGGGTCGGCGGCGACCAGATCTTCGAAGCCCGCCGAGGCCTCGGCGAATCGGCCCTCGTTGAGGTGGACCAAAGCCCTCCGGAAGGGCCGCGGCCGGTCGTCGTATCGGCCGGCGACGGCCGGGCTGAGCATGTCGATGAAGGTGGCGTAAAGGGTCTCGTCGTCGGCCGAGCCATCGAATTCTCCGCCCTCGAACACTTCGGCGTGGTCTTCGGGATCGAAGGACCGGGGTTTGGGCGTCCTCCCGCCGGATCCGCCGAAGGGGTCCGAGCCGCCGCTGCCGCGGGCGGCGCTAGACGCGTAGGCCTCATGGGTATTGGCCGAGGCTTGCCGCCGGGCGATGGAGGCCAGCCGCTGCCGGACCTCCTCCTCGCGCGCCGAACCGACGGCGTGTTCGAGGGCAGAGCGCAGCCAGTCGCCGGCTTCCACCAGGTCGCCGTTCTTTTCGGCTTCCGCCGCCCGGTCGAGAGTTCCCTCGAGCATTGCCATGCGCGCCCGCCGCGCCAGATCCGTCGCCCGCTCGCGCAGGTAGGGGTCCGATCCGGCTTGAATGCCCTCTGCGATCTGCCGGGCGCGCAGCAGATTCCCTCGGCTGAGCAGTTCTTCGGCGTTAGCCAGGGCGGCGGCTGGGTCTTTGCGGAACAGGCGGTTTAGGAATCCCATCGGGGTGGCCTCCTGGGGTTCGCGGTCGGGATCAGACCTGGCGGTTTTTCCAGCGCCCGCGCCGGAACACGAGCACTCCGGTGACTGTCAACACGATTTCGGCGACGAGTATTGCCAGAAACACGCCCCGTTCTTCAAGGCCCGCCATTTGCGCCAGGCCGTAGGCGAGGGGAATCTGCAGCAACCAGTAGCAGAAGAAGTTGATCACCGTCGGGGTGTTGGTGTCGCCGGCGCCATTGAAGGCCTGCACGATCACCATGCCGATGGCGTAGAAAGCGTAGCCGTAGGCCATCACCCGCAGGCAGTCGGCGGCGATCGGCAGCACCGCCGGATCGTGGGTGAAGATGCCCACGACCGCTTCGGCGAAGAAGATGAAGACGATGCCGACCATGCCGAGGAAGGCCATGTTGTACCAGCTCGTCAACCACACCGAGCGTTCCGCCCGGTCCGCCTTGCCGGCGCCGAGGTTCTGGCCCACCAGGGTCGCCGCGGCGTTGCCCATGCCCCAGGAGGGCAGCAGCGCGAAGATCGCGATGCGGATGGCGATGGTGTAGCCGGCCAGGGCCGAACTGCCGAAGATCGCCAGGATACGCACCAGGCCGATCCAGCTCGATGTGGCGATCAAGAACTGCATGATGCCGCCGGCGGAAACCTTGAGCAGCCGTAAGGTGACGGAGGGGTTGAAGCGCAGGTGCCGGCCGGCGATGGTGATGCGGCCGTGGCCCTTGAACATGCAGTAGAACTGGTAGAGCACGCCGATGCCCCGGCCGGTGTTGGTGGCGACGGCCGCCCCGAGCAGGCCCAACTCCGGGAACGGTCCGAGGCCGAAGATCAGGCAGGGATCGAGAACGATGTTGATGCCGTTCGCTAGCCAGAGGGAGCGCATGGCGACACTCGCATCGCCGGCGCCGCGGAAGATCGCGTTGTTCAAGAACAGCAGAACGATGGTCACACTGCCGCCGGTCATCAGCGTGGTGTAGGGCGTACCGACGGCGATGACCTCTGGGGTGGCGCCCATCAGGGCGAGGATCTTCGGCGCCGCCCAAACGCCGGTGACGCCGATGGCGGCGCTCACCGCCAGGCCGAGGAGAATCGCCTGCACCGCCGTGACGGAGGCCTGTTCGCGGTTCTTTTCGCCTATGCGCCGGGCGACCACCGCGGTGGTCGCCATCGACAGGCCGATGGCGATGGCGAAGACCAGCGTCAAGACCGATTCCGTCAGACCGACGGTGGCGACGGCGTCGGCGCCGAGGCGGGCGACGAAGAAAACGTCGACCACCGCGAAGATCGACTCCATCGACATTTCGAGCACCATCGGAATGGCCAGCAAACCGATCGCCCGCCCGAGGCTGCCCTGGGTAAAGTCCTCCTCGGTTCCGGCCAGGGCCTGGCGGAGGAATCGCCAGCTTCGGCGGACGGCGCCGGCGGGCGGTTGGGGAGAGATTGTGGGTTCGGGCATGGGAGAAGTACCTGGATCGAAAACTGAGACGGGGCCGCCAGCATAGACGATCTGCCGCAACGACGTGAGGGCCGAGGAATCGTTGGCGTCTTTCGAGAGGAGGTTCGGCTCGCTTTCGGCCCCTTGACGGCACTCTAGGAGTGGCTTGCAAATAGATGGGTGTCGATAAGATGGGTTTTGTATCAGAAGATCTCAGGAGAAGACTTGATGAGTTTGAAGACCGACCGAACGCAGGTGCGCCGTGTCCGGGAACGAGGAGTCTACGATCGGCAGGAGATCCACTCCATCCTCGACGAAGGTCTGGTGTGCCACGTCGGCTTCGTTCACCGGCATCAGCCCTACGTGATCCCCACCGCCTACGCCCGCCGCGGCGACGAAGTGTTGATCCACGGTTCGGTGCTGAGCCGCATGATGAAGACCTTGGGCGAGGGCATGCCGGCGTGCCTGACGGTGACCCTGCTCGACGGCCTGGTGCTGGCGCGGTCGACCTTTCATCACTCGATGAATTATCGCTCGGTGGTGGTGCTGGGGAAGCTGCGTCCGATCGAGGGCGACGAAGCTCGCCTCGCTGCCCTCGATGCGCTGGTGGAGCACTTGGTTCCGGGCCGCTCCCGCGACGCGCGCCTGCCGTCGGACAAAGAGCTGGCCGCCACCGAGGTGCTCTCCATGGCGATCGACGAGGCCTCCGCCAAGGTCCGCAAGGGCGACCCGGGCGATGCCAAGGCGGACCTCGACCTCGACTATTGGTCGGGGGTGGTGCCCCTGATCCGTCAATTCGGCGAGCCGGAGCCCGCCCCGAATTTGAAGGAAGGCATTGCTCTGCCGGAGTACCTCAAGCCCTACCGCCGGCCGACCGGCTGAATGCGCAAACGAAGAAGCCGGCGCACCCTGGAGGGCCACGCCGGCCTTGAACTACAGCCGGGTACTAGGCTCAACCCGCGACCGAGCCCGAGAGGGCTGGGCGCCCCCGCCGAGGACGGGGCGGCCCGCGTAGGGGTGAGGCCAGGAACTGGCCGAGGGGGGCGCCTTTAGCCCCCCTCAGAACCCATTAGAAGGCCTGCTGAAAAATGCGCGAAGCGCATCTTCAGCAGAGACTTCTAATAAAGATCGCGGATGGCGGCCTCATCGTCCGACGCGGTGGTGCGCGGCGAGTCGTTGCAGGGGCCGGTGGAGGCGAACATCGTCGCGTTGCCCACCGGCGAGTGGCCGAGGCCGAGGAGATGACCGACCTCGTGCACCATCACCGCTTCCACGTAGAACTCCTGACCGGCGCAGGTCTCGCCGCGGGAGCCCCAGTTGAAGCGGGTGTTGGTGACGATGTCCGCGTCGAAGATCCGGTAGGTGCCGTTCGACCGCCGGGTGTAGTACCCGGTGAAGGTGGCCGCCAAGCAGCCTCCCGTGCAGACCCCGATCGGGTCGCGGAAGTTGAGCATCGGCCGGCCGTCTCCGAGCCGGAAGGAGCCGACAGAGCCGATGTTCGCCCACACCACCCGGCCGGCGCCGGAACCGTTCCAGCCGGCGTTCGAGCGGATGGCGTTGCGGGTGCGGGTACGGCCGCCGTCACCGTCGATGACGCTCGACAAGCCGCGGTTGTCGACGATGATCGTCGGGGCGCTGTTCCAGGTGCGGCGCGGACTGAGCAGCACGTAGGCGGACAGGCTGCCGGCGAACAGCAAGGTGAGAAGGGCGAAGGTGACGAGGGTTGCGAAACGGTGCTTGTTCATCAGAAATCGTCTCCTATTCGCCTAGCGGTGGATCAGGCCGGCATCCGCCGCGTCGTCGAGGATCGAGGTCTTGAGCTCGTCCAGGTTCTGAGCCGCCGGCAGCGACGCCTTCAGCCCGTCGAGGGTCACGAGGTTGGTTTCCAGCTCAACGGCAGGAATCGCCATTGCAACGCCTGCGTCGTTCTCGACGACGCGGTAGAGGCCTTGCTGGTAGCCGGTGACTTTGTGGGTGCCGTGGTCGTCCGGCTGGAGGAACATCAGCACCTTCTGATCCGGCTCGAAGGTGGGAAAGCCGTGAGCTTCCACCCGGAAGCCATCGACCTCGCCGCCATAGGTGCGCACGGTGACGATGGAGTCGGCCTTGCCGAGAATTTCATCGTCGATCTGCACCTGAGCTTCGGTGACAATGATCTGGTTGGTTTCGTTCCAAAAGGAGTCCACCGTCAAGACGGTGCCTTCGACGACGGCGGTGGATTCGCGGAGCAGGTCGTCCTGCGACTGCGCCACGAAGGTGGACGCCGAAGCGGATAGGGCGAGGGCGACGGCGAGTACCAATCCAAGCGAGAGAAACCTTTTCATGCAACCTCCTTGTTGCAAAAAAGATTGGAAAATGTGCGGGCGCCCGGACGTTTCCGGGGCTCCGCACCTTCACGCGCTCGGGAGGCCTCCTAAGCTGTCGCGGAGAATATTCTATTAACCGAATAATTGCAAATTCTGATTATTGGAGTAGCGGCATCGAAACTCGCAGGCTCCGGAGTGCCGAGAATCCCGGGAGCCCGGGTGGGCGTAAGGGCGGCCCGCCGGCTTGATCTACTCCGAGCCGCCGGCGGGCCGAAGGTCGCCTCAGGCAACAACGTGGTGAACCGTGGCGTCGCCCTGGCGGTAGAAAGCCAGGGCGCCCTCTTCCAGTTCGATCTCCACCACGTCACCGGCGGCGAGCTGCCGCGAAGCGATCAGCCGGGACAGCGGATCCACCAGCAGCCGCTCCACCGCCCGCCGGAGGGGGCGAGCGCCGAAGCGCGGATCGGTTCCCGTCGCCAGGATGTGTTCCCGGCTCTCGGCACTCAAACGAAGCAGCAGGGGAACGTCCGCCTGCTTGACGGCGCGGTCGTGGAGTTCCGCTAGGAACTTGTCGAGGATGGTTTCGAGATCCGTCCGGTCGAGGGCCGAGTAGACGATCACCTCGTCGAAGCGATTGATCAGCTCCAGCGGGAAGGTGTCTTGCGCCGCCTGGACGGCGGCTCCGGCGAGATCCAGTTCCGCCTCGCCATCGGCGGGCGCGAAGCCCAGCGGTGGCTTTTCCAATAGATGCGCCATCTCCCGCCCGCCGACGTTCGAGGTGACAAAGATCACCGAACTCTGGAAGCTGCTGGTGGTGTTGTCGCCGAGGGTGAGGATGCCGTCTTCCAGCACCCCGAGGAGGGTGGTCCAGAGCACCGGGTCGGCCTTCTCGATCTCGTCGAACAGGATCACCGACACGCGGTCATCCTTACCGCCACTCATGCGTTCGACGAGCGGCGGTACGTCGCCGTTGTCGAGCAGGCTCAGGTGCCCAGCGTCGAGGCGCCCCTGGCTCAGGAGCGGCTCCACGTTCTGGCCGACATAGCCCGGCGGTGAGCCGAGAAGCTTGGCCACTTCGTGGCTGTGGGCAAAGGATTCGCAGTTCACCCGCACCAAGTGCGCCTCGTTGCCGAGCAAGCCTTCGGCTACCGCCTTGGCGGTTTCGGTCTTGCCGATGCCGGTGGGGCCTAGGAGCAGAGCACTGAGGTGAGGTCGGTGCGGATCCTTGAGTCCCGAGAGTGGGCGCGCCAGGGCGCTCAGCAGGGCCGCCAGTGCGGGATTCTGGCCCTTGACCCGGCGTTCGAGAATCTCTTCGAGGGGGCGAAGTTCGTCGGTACTGCGGTTCGGATCCAGGCGGCGACAGGCTGGGGGCAGGGCCGCCTGGGTGGTCAGTCGGGGAAAAGTCGCGACGGATGGAGCAGCGAGGTTCGGTGATGCCATGGGAAACCTCCTTACCGGTCGTGATCCCGACGGCGTTGCGGTTCCACTGCTCCCGGCGGGAGCACCCCCGGTGGCCGCTGGTTCCGTGGGCTCTGTGTGGTCTCTCTTCCTAGGTGTCGTCTCCTCGTCGATCCCGGGACGCATCTGCGCGGCGGCGGTGCCACCGGCCGGAGCGTCCTTGTGTAGGTAGGTACGCAGACCGGTGGGAAAACGTTCTGTCCCCAACTCCGGTATAGGGTACGCGAATGGTTCCCGAACTCTCGGCGGTGGTGATTCATTGGCGGGACGAGGACCATCTAGAGCGCTTGGTGCGTGCCTGGCCGGAAGATCCGCGATTCGAGTTGGTGGTGGTCGACAACGGCTCCGACGGTTCCCTCGACGAAATCCTGAGGGGCCGCGCCACGGCGGTGATCCGCCAAGGCAATCTCGGTTTCGCCGGAGGTGTCAACGCCGGCGTCGAGCGGGCTTGTTCCGAGCGGCTGCTGATCCTCAATCCGGACCTCGCTCCAGCGGAGGAGACGGCGGATCTGACCGACGCCCTGGAAGCGTTGCTGACGGGTTTTGAGACCTACCCGGATGCCGCCGGCCTGGTGCCGCGTCTGGTCGACCTTGCGGGCGAGCCGCAGACCCCCTGGCAGCTCCGTCGTCTGCCGAGCCTTGGGGACCTCATGCTCCAGGCGTGCTTCTTCGCTGGCGGCGCCGGGCCCGATCGGGAACCTTCCGCCGGAAGTCCGGTCGAGCAACCGGCGGCGGCCGCCCTGGCCCTTCGCCGACGGGCCTTTGAGGAAGTTGGCGGATTCGATCCGGAATTCTTCCCGGCATGGTTCGAAGACGTGGATTTCGCCCAGCGCCTGCAAGCCGCCGGGCACGTCCTCGTCTATCATCCGGCCGCAACCTTTCGGCACGCTCTCGGCGCGACCGTATCGAGCCTCGGCTACGGCTCGTTCCTGTGGATCTACTACCGCAACCTCATGCGCTACACGACCAAGCATTTCGGAGAAGCGGCCGCGGCGTTCCTTCGCATCGTCCTGCCCGTGACCGCCCTTCTGCGCTGCATCGCGCTGCCCTTGCGCCGGCCGCGCCGGGCGGTGAGCCGTTGGCAGGCGGCGGAGGGTCTGAGAACTTTGGCCCTGGGGGTCGTCAGCCGCTGGCGCCGGCCTGAGTCTCTCCGCCGCCGGTACGGGGTCCGGTCTTGAGCCCGCCGCCGCCAGCGCCCTCCTCGGGGAGCCCGCCCCCGGCCGTTACCGTCGCCATCGTTACCCACAACGATGCGGACGATTTCGCCGATTGCTTCGCCGCCGTGGCGCGGCTGGACCACCGGCCACTGCGGGTGGTGGTGGTGGATTGCGCCAGCGGGGACGGGTCGCCGGAATCGGCGCGCCGGGAGTCGGCGCGCTTGATCGCCGCCGGACTCGCCTTCGAGCTGGAAGCGCTGCCGGACAATCGCGGCTTCGCCGGCGGCATGAACCGCATTCTCAGCCTGTCGGATGATCCCTGGGTGTTGAGTTTGAACGCCGATGCCCGGCCGCGCGCCGGCTACCTCACCCGCTTGCTGGCCCGGGCGCTGCGCCATCCGGAATGGCCGGTGGGCGCCGTCACCGGTCGGCTGGTGCGCCCGGTGGGCGCGCGGCCCGCCGAACAATGCCTGGATGCTTGCGGTATGCGCCTGACCAAGACCTGGCGCCACCTCGACCGCGGTTCCGGCGCTGTCGACCGCGGTCAGTGGCGGCAGGCGGATCGGGTGTTCGGGGCCACCGGGGCGGCCAGCCTGTGGCGGCGCGAGGCCCTGGACGACGTGGCGATCGACGGCGAGGTGTTCGATCGCCGGTTCCACTCCTTTCGGGAGGACGCCGAGCTCTGTTTCCGCCTGCGGGAGCGCCGCTGGGAGGTGCTCTACGAGCCCGAGGCGGAGGCCGAGCACCGTCGGTGGAACCTGCCGGAACGCCGCCGTCAGATGCCGCCGGTGGTCAATCTCCACTCGGTGAAGAACCGCTACCTGCTGCGCTGCTACCACCAGACCCGGCGCAATTTCTGGCGCACCCTGCCGGCGGCTCTGGCGCGGGACATCGGGGCCTTTGGCTGGATCTTGCTGCGCGAGCGCACCTCCCTCGGGGCTTATGGCTGGCTGTGGCGCCATCGCCGGGAGATCCTCGCCCGCCGCCGGGTGATCCAGGAGCGCCGCACCCTGCCGGCGGCGGAACTCGACCGCTGGTTCGGGGTGCCGGGGCTCCCGCTGGCCGAGGTCGACTCCGGAGACGCACCGTGAGCGATGTGCCGCGGACCGGCCCGCGGGTGGCGCTGATCGGCAGTCGCGGAATTCCGAATCGCTATGGCGGCTACGAAACGCTCATGGAGGAACTCTCCCGGCGGCTGGCGGAGCGGGGTTTTCGGGTCACCGTCTACTGCCGTTCCCACGTCACTCCCAATGGGCTCCGCCGCCTCGGCGACGTCGAACTGGCGGTGTTGCCTACGATGCGCGGAAAGTACTTTGATACCCCCGTGCACACCCTGCTGTCGGTGATCCACGCGGCCTTCCGGCGCTATGACGCGGCCTTGGTGGTGAACTCCGCCAACGCGATGTTCGTTCCGGGGCTCCGCTGGACGGGCATCCCCACCGCCCTTCACGTCGACGGTATCGAAAAGCGCCGCCGCAAGTGGGGGGCCGTCGGGCGGGCCGTCTACGCCCTGTCGGAGCGGTTGGCCTGCGTTGTGCCCAACGCCCTGGTCACCGATGCGGAGGTCATTCGCCAACATTACGAAGAGCGCTACGGGGCCGAATCGACGCCGATCACCTATGGCGTGGATCCGGTGGTGCCGGGCGGCACCGCTACCCTCGATCGCTTGGGGCTGCTGCGGCGGCGGTATTTCTTGTACGTCAGTCGCTTCGAGCCGGAGAACAACCCGGATCGGGTGGCTGAGGCCTATCGCGCCGTCGGCAGCGACCTGCCGTTGGTGATGGTCGGCGGGGCTCCCTATGCCGCTGGCTATATCGCGAGCTTCACCCAGGGCGCCGACCCGCGTATTATCTTCCCGGGGCCGATCTACGGTGAGGGCTACCGGGAGCTGCTTTCCCATGCCCTCGCCTATGTCCACGCGACGGAGGTCGGTGGTACCCATCCGGCACTGGTGGAGGCCATGGGATACGGCAACTGCCTGCTGGTGAACGACACGCCGGAGAACGTGGAAGTGGCCGGCGAGGCCGCTCTCTACTTCCGCGCCGAGCAGCCGCGCGAGCTGGCAGCGGCGATGGAAGCCGTGCGGCAGGATCCCGAGATGGCGCGGCGCCGAGGGCGCGCCGCGGCCCGGCAGGCGGAGGAACGGTTCTCCTGGGACGCCGTAACGGATCTCTACGAGGCGCTGCTCCGGAGGTTGGCGAAAGGCTGAAGACCCTCGCCATACGGGGGCTTCTTGGACGGATTCGCGGCGCGATGCGTTAGAATATGTGTCAGTGACATAGATCGAGCCTAGATGATGGACACCCAGAGGGTGAGTTTCACCGAACGGTCGCCGCGATGCTAAAAGAACGAGCCCGCATTCTCTCCGTCACCACCTTTGCGCTGGATCTGGCATTGGTGGCGGTGGCGTTCTTCCTCGCCTACTGGCTGCGCGATTCTTTGCTGCCGGCGTGGATGCCGGACGCCTTCCAGGGGCGTCTCTATCCCCTGTCGGCGTATCTGCCGCTGTTGCCGCTGGTGATTCCTCTGTGGGCGATTCTGTTGCTCACTTCCGGTCAGTATCGCGACTCGCATCGCACGGTGCCGCTCCTTGAGGAAGCGGCCTCGGTGTTTCGGATCTGTGCCTCGGGCATCGTCATCTTCACCTTGACGATCTTCGCCATGCGCCTCGGCGAGAAGCTCCTGGACGACCAGATCAGCCGCTCCTGGCTGTTCCTCTTCTCGTTATTGACTTTCGTCTTGCTGCTGGCCGAAAAGCTTGCGGTGCGGTTGACGGCGCGCTACGTGCGCCAGCGAGGCCTCAATTACCGGACGGTGATGATCGTCGGCACCAACCCGACGGCGATTCGGATCGCCCACTCGATCGAGGATCACCGTTTTTGGGGTTTCAAGATCATCGGCTTTGTGACCACCGGAGCGCTGCGGCAAGGCTTCTCGGCGCGCCGCTATCCGATCCTCGGCAGCGCTGACGAGATTCCCGAGATCATCGAGCGTCATGTGGTGGACGATGTGATCTTTGCCGTTTCCCGCAAAGAGCTGGACCACCTGGAAGAACTGTTCGTGGTGCTGCAGGAGCAGGGTATTCGCACCCGCTTCGCCCTGAACTTCTTCCCCCGCACACCGGCCGAGGTGCAGTTCGAAGAGCTCGACGGCATGCCGATGCTGACCTTCTCCACCACCCCGACCAGCCTCACCCAGCTACTCGCTAAACGGGTGCTCGACGTGGCCTTGTCGGCGATGGTTCTGCTGCTGGCGATGCCGGTGATCTTTTGTATCGCCATGGCGATCAAGGTCACCGGCGGGGGCTCGGTACTCTTCCGGCAGACCCGCTGCGGTCTGAACGGCCGCTCCTTCACTCTTTACAAGTTCCGCACGATGGTGGAGGGGGCGGAGCACCAGCGCGGCGATCTACAGCACCTCAACGAGATGGACGGGCCGGTGTTCAAAGTCTCCAAGGATCCCCGAGTCACCGCCCTGGGGCGCTTCCTGCGCAAATTCAGTCTGGACGAGCTGCCGCAGCTCTGGAACGTGTTGCGCGGCGACATGAGCCTGGTGGGTCCGCGGCCGCCGATCCCCGAAGAGGTCGCTCAGTACCAGCGCTGGCAGCGCCGCCGCCTCTCCATGAAGCCGGGTCTCACCTGCCTGTGGCAGATCAGCGGCCGCAACGAACTGGACTTTGAGCGCTGGATGGAGTTGGACCTCGAGTACATCGACTCCTGGTCCCCCTGGCTCGACTTGAAGATCCTGTTCAAGACCATCCCGGTGGTTCTGTCCGGCCGCGGCGCTTCCTGAGAGTTACGAGTCTTCAAATCCCTGCCGCGATCGTCGCGGCAGCTTTCCAGCGATCAGTTCCAGCGTCGTTTCCACCACCCGGATCAGCGGGTGTGCGTCCGCCTGGCCGGTGCCGGCCAGGTCGAAGGCGGTGCCGTGGTCGACGGAGGTGCGCAGGTAGGGCAGGCCCAGGGTCCAGTTGGTGGCGAGGCCGAAGGCGAGGGTCTTGACGGCGATCAGGCCCTGATCGTGGTAGAGGGCGAGTACCCAGTCGAACTCGCCGGAACGGGCTCGGGCGAAGAGAGAATCGGCGGAGAACGGGCCGTTCGCGTCGATCCCTCGGCGGCGGGCGGCGGCGACCGCCGGTTGGAGGATGTCGTCGTCCTCCTCGCCCAGGAGGCCGCCTTCTCCGGCGTGCGGATTGAGGCCGGCGACGGCGATGCGGCCGCCGGCGTGGCGGTGCAGGCAGGTGAGGGCTTCTT
This is a stretch of genomic DNA from Acidobacteriota bacterium. It encodes these proteins:
- a CDS encoding MATE family efflux transporter, with translation MPEPTISPQPPAGAVRRSWRFLRQALAGTEEDFTQGSLGRAIGLLAIPMVLEMSMESIFAVVDVFFVARLGADAVATVGLTESVLTLVFAIAIGLSMATTAVVARRIGEKNREQASVTAVQAILLGLAVSAAIGVTGVWAAPKILALMGATPEVIAVGTPYTTLMTGGSVTIVLLFLNNAIFRGAGDASVAMRSLWLANGINIVLDPCLIFGLGPFPELGLLGAAVATNTGRGIGVLYQFYCMFKGHGRITIAGRHLRFNPSVTLRLLKVSAGGIMQFLIATSSWIGLVRILAIFGSSALAGYTIAIRIAIFALLPSWGMGNAAATLVGQNLGAGKADRAERSVWLTSWYNMAFLGMVGIVFIFFAEAVVGIFTHDPAVLPIAADCLRVMAYGYAFYAIGMVIVQAFNGAGDTNTPTVINFFCYWLLQIPLAYGLAQMAGLEERGVFLAILVAEIVLTVTGVLVFRRGRWKNRQV
- a CDS encoding glycosyltransferase, producing the protein MSDVPRTGPRVALIGSRGIPNRYGGYETLMEELSRRLAERGFRVTVYCRSHVTPNGLRRLGDVELAVLPTMRGKYFDTPVHTLLSVIHAAFRRYDAALVVNSANAMFVPGLRWTGIPTALHVDGIEKRRRKWGAVGRAVYALSERLACVVPNALVTDAEVIRQHYEERYGAESTPITYGVDPVVPGGTATLDRLGLLRRRYFLYVSRFEPENNPDRVAEAYRAVGSDLPLVMVGGAPYAAGYIASFTQGADPRIIFPGPIYGEGYRELLSHALAYVHATEVGGTHPALVEAMGYGNCLLVNDTPENVEVAGEAALYFRAEQPRELAAAMEAVRQDPEMARRRGRAAARQAEERFSWDAVTDLYEALLRRLAKG
- a CDS encoding glycosyltransferase, whose product is MSPPPPAPSSGSPPPAVTVAIVTHNDADDFADCFAAVARLDHRPLRVVVVDCASGDGSPESARRESARLIAAGLAFELEALPDNRGFAGGMNRILSLSDDPWVLSLNADARPRAGYLTRLLARALRHPEWPVGAVTGRLVRPVGARPAEQCLDACGMRLTKTWRHLDRGSGAVDRGQWRQADRVFGATGAASLWRREALDDVAIDGEVFDRRFHSFREDAELCFRLRERRWEVLYEPEAEAEHRRWNLPERRRQMPPVVNLHSVKNRYLLRCYHQTRRNFWRTLPAALARDIGAFGWILLRERTSLGAYGWLWRHRREILARRRVIQERRTLPAAELDRWFGVPGLPLAEVDSGDAP
- a CDS encoding AAA family ATPase; this translates as MASPNLAAPSVATFPRLTTQAALPPACRRLDPNRSTDELRPLEEILERRVKGQNPALAALLSALARPLSGLKDPHRPHLSALLLGPTGIGKTETAKAVAEGLLGNEAHLVRVNCESFAHSHEVAKLLGSPPGYVGQNVEPLLSQGRLDAGHLSLLDNGDVPPLVERMSGGKDDRVSVILFDEIEKADPVLWTTLLGVLEDGILTLGDNTTSSFQSSVIFVTSNVGGREMAHLLEKPPLGFAPADGEAELDLAGAAVQAAQDTFPLELINRFDEVIVYSALDRTDLETILDKFLAELHDRAVKQADVPLLLRLSAESREHILATGTDPRFGARPLRRAVERLLVDPLSRLIASRQLAAGDVVEIELEEGALAFYRQGDATVHHVVA
- a CDS encoding pyridoxamine 5'-phosphate oxidase family protein; the encoded protein is MSLKTDRTQVRRVRERGVYDRQEIHSILDEGLVCHVGFVHRHQPYVIPTAYARRGDEVLIHGSVLSRMMKTLGEGMPACLTVTLLDGLVLARSTFHHSMNYRSVVVLGKLRPIEGDEARLAALDALVEHLVPGRSRDARLPSDKELAATEVLSMAIDEASAKVRKGDPGDAKADLDLDYWSGVVPLIRQFGEPEPAPNLKEGIALPEYLKPYRRPTG
- a CDS encoding ABC transporter ATP-binding protein → MLEVSKLQKNFTLGDTEVEVLRDITFCLAAGEAMAVTGPSGSGKSTLLHLLGTLDHPTSGSYRLDGRDPAALSEPELARFRNEHIGFVFQEHRLLPQFSVIENVLLPTFAFPSDRAADRRRAQDLIERVGLGHRRNHRPAELSGGERQRVAVARALIRQPQLLLCDEPTGSLDAATSRAVADLLFELHEQGSRSGEGSQVMIVVTHSEDLASRFARRCRLSEGRCSAD
- a CDS encoding matrixin family metalloprotease, yielding MNKHRFATLVTFALLTLLFAGSLSAYVLLSPRRTWNSAPTIIVDNRGLSSVIDGDGGRTRTRNAIRSNAGWNGSGAGRVVWANIGSVGSFRLGDGRPMLNFRDPIGVCTGGCLAATFTGYYTRRSNGTYRIFDADIVTNTRFNWGSRGETCAGQEFYVEAVMVHEVGHLLGLGHSPVGNATMFASTGPCNDSPRTTASDDEAAIRDLY
- a CDS encoding glycosyltransferase family 2 protein yields the protein MVPELSAVVIHWRDEDHLERLVRAWPEDPRFELVVVDNGSDGSLDEILRGRATAVIRQGNLGFAGGVNAGVERACSERLLILNPDLAPAEETADLTDALEALLTGFETYPDAAGLVPRLVDLAGEPQTPWQLRRLPSLGDLMLQACFFAGGAGPDREPSAGSPVEQPAAAALALRRRAFEEVGGFDPEFFPAWFEDVDFAQRLQAAGHVLVYHPAATFRHALGATVSSLGYGSFLWIYYRNLMRYTTKHFGEAAAAFLRIVLPVTALLRCIALPLRRPRRAVSRWQAAEGLRTLALGVVSRWRRPESLRRRYGVRS